In Drosophila simulans strain w501 chromosome X, Prin_Dsim_3.1, whole genome shotgun sequence, one DNA window encodes the following:
- the LOC6740286 gene encoding uncharacterized protein LOC6740286, translated as MCAAVCVMVTVPTEAEELKVYPKPLVDTSYCSSCGGWVRSRCSEAPSEVCERCWRLSQIAGSSVHSEGVPKAYSTTAAPMSQSRALQLPNLKGDASLEKLLRAIAKELRLENVFWTHDISGRQVQARFDLLQDERYERLLCTLQDWGVGDRPGTHVSALTCLETRAKPVLQVPRQDHDNFVDQHQEQGQGHGQGWQSFMDSVRCRLNVNQVVRQVRRDATLTFDFVVLLMAAALLSCVGLVENSFLFLSSSMLISPLMGPIIAAIFGSVIGDRDLRWLGLKNELLGIAASVAIGFFFGAMVCGFGHFFAISKGLTEEIVSRCDTHSLAIGVCTALASGAAGAIAVLGGNTGSLVGVAISASLLPPAVNAGLLWALAVGVHVLPDDHEPLASLAKHRSYSSQLSIELLVCAVVSMALTLLNIICVWLMGVVVLRIKEVAPAVQRHQKFWRHDVRTAREVALDPALQSAIDRLDKSQQDSDAAHYQRVWSPGLGRQTASHTGIGSYDISLSCSKDQPNNFHTVHGFQEFCITLHRLKSAPKVVPPPSIMELFTREAPNSDQTNTGGSVFSSCRSLPDISIHSRVWPDGPSSDMSIQGLIFGAAKSGEPGPAVPPAVSSNWEREKMNVHWQEEELQEDLVLRREILNSRESSPLRRPGHVLIPLPRLEGTFLVDRPLSLLTYGRSEGASPGEKQDEFQA; from the coding sequence ATGTGCGCCGCCGTCTGCGTGATGGTCACGGTGCCCACGGAAGCCGAGGAACTGAAAGTGTACCCCAAGCCGCTGGTTGACACATCATATTGCTCCAGCTGCGGTGGTTGGGTAAGGAGCAGGTGCTCTGAGGCACCCAGTGAGGTGTGCGAACGGTGTTGGCGCTTGAGTCAAATAGCCGGGAGCAGTGTGCATAGCGAGGGCGTTCCAAAGGCGTACAGCACTACGGCAGCTCCTATGTCCCAGAGCAGGGCCCTGCAGCTGCCCAATCTTAAGGGGGATGCCTCTTTGGAGAAGCTGCTGCGGGCCATTGCCAAAGAGCTGCGATTGGAGAACGTCTTTTGGACGCACGACATCAGCGGGAGGCAGGTGCAGGCACGCTTCGACCTCCTGCAGGACGAGCGGTACGAGAGACTGCTGTGCACGCTGCAAGATTGGGGCGTCGGTGATCGGCCCGGCACCCATGTGTCTGCCCTCACCTGCCTGGAAACCCGGGCTAAGCCCGTCCTGCAGGTCCCCAGACAAGACCATGACAATTTCGTGGATCAGCATCAGGAACAGGGCCAGGGTCACGGCCAGGGCTGGCAGAGCTTCATGGACTCGGTAAGATGTAGGCTAAATGTCAACCAGGTGGTGCGCCAGGTTCGGCGGGATGCCACTTTAACCTTTGACTTCGTGGTGCTGCTCATGGCTGCCGCTCTGCTATCGTGCGTGGGTCTGGTCGAGAATAGCTTTCTGTTTCTCTCCAGCTCCATGCTGATTTCCCCCTTGATGGGCCCCATCATAGCGGCCATATTCGGTTCAGTGATCGGCGATCGGGACCTGCGGTGGTTGGGTCTGAAAAACGAACTCCTGGGTATAGCTGCGTCTGTGGCTATTGGATTCTTCTTTGGCGCCATGGTCTGTGGTTTCGGTCACTTTTTCGCGATTTCCAAGGGTCTCACGGAGGAAATCGTCTCACGGTGCGACACGCACTCCCTTGCCATCGGAGTATGCACCGCCCTGGCTTCGGGAGCGGCGGGCGCCATAGCGGTTTTGGGTGGCAATACGGGGTccctggtgggcgtggccatcTCAGCCTCCCTGCTGCCACCTGCTGTTAATGCCGGACTTCTGTGGGCCCTGGCCGTCGGAGTTCACGTACTGCCGGACGACCATGAGCCCCTGGCCAGCCTGGCGAAGCACAGGTCGTACTCCTCCCAGCTTTCCATTGAGCTACTAGTTTGTGCAGTTGTCAGCATGGCCCTCACCCTCCTTAACATAATTTGCGTTTGGCTGATGGGAGTGGTGGTTTTGAGGATTAAGGAGGTGGCTCCAGCGGTTCAGCGGCACCAGAAGTTTTGGCGTCATGACGTCCGCACAGCACGCGAGGTGGCGCTAGATCCAGCCCTACAGAGCGCCATAGATCGCCTGGACAAGTCGCAACAGGATTCGGACGCGGCACACTACCAGCGCGTCTGGTCGCCAGGGCTAGGTCGTCAGACCGCCTCGCACACAGGAATTGGGAGCTACGACATTAGCCTGTCCTGCAGCAAGGATCAGCCGAACAACTTTCACACCGTGCATGGCTTCCAGGAGTTCTGCATCACACTGCATCGTCTAAAGTCTGCACCCAAGGTCGTCCCACCACCGAGTATAATGGAGCTGTTTACGCGCGAGGCTCCAAACTCCGACCAGACCAACACTGGGGGCAGTGTCTTCAGCAGCTGCCGTAGTCTGCCGGACATCAGCATCCATTCCCGTGTCTGGCCAGATGGACCATCCAGTGACATGAGTATCCAAGGTCTGATCTTTGGTGCAGCCAAGAGCGGGGAACCTGGACCCGCTGTCCCTCCAGCAGTGAGTTCAAATTGGGAACGCGAAAAGATGAATGTCCACTGGCAGGAGGAGGAACTACAGGAGGACCTCGTCCTAAGAAGGGAGATCCTGAACAGCAGGGAGAGCAGTCCGCTCAGAAGACCCGGTCATGTTCTGATACCCCTGCCCAGGCTAGAAGGCACTTTCTTGGTGGATCGTCCTCTGAGCCTGTTGACCTACGGCAGGTCAGAGGGAGCGAGCCCCGGGGAAAAGCAAGACGAGTTCCAGGCTTAG
- the LOC6726635 gene encoding protein folded gastrulation, giving the protein MSPPNCLLAVLALTVFLGANNALPITSRPIEGNVQRMVWEDWVNLDPEQRNLTKEKKITAKSIFTLPFRHCPQGHTLFNQLCIPQSNIDPTDLVKQELILAGGSNGSPPPPPIGDYDYGDDEESEEIVYDLSVIPIAMQDGLPSSVGAGDQALPSEDAPLKFNIFEKKFATGTGEPEELPLPPDMAAATYVKNISSTAETSTSTTPTSTATVALPFVPSGEASNRIPGGDLLAAPSDAFSTSTTLTMPTSNTTTTSNKDIGQVESIVLPAEQEHDGPVHLVSSSLTDNDSDDSSTALNEFNAEADLAQLLKVDAFLPVNDGSIELVQPLFSHRKVAPPLSADQDVKTKHEVEAAEKVGAELEEEEEEGEVTATNILPSEEDEYTTETATTTGDSTVAEASMDTSTATSTSGQSSPHPPEEPEIDERENRLVLIKSKVQPVQLTTTASATAADVADSSSSTDRFHYQHFVEDEAASSTTTATPEPSSSTPGDPIEQSDMPASDNDNLMTNTIGGRGDDDNDRGHKATSEIDVQQELRLINELVKGKQGKQHQPQKQELEPTSTEITSASTSTTTEDATTTAAFTNWSKVMPQLGQSTSETAATTETVATSSGVNESGLTATSASTEVKDLSITNRSYRNSKIIRVDRLAEEPEGTVASAASTESAATAATPPNSSSNPDGYTPFWWLPSIGWRLDRHLDGNGEDQSLLLRFFSTFRGSNTVATTR; this is encoded by the coding sequence ATGTCTCCGCCCAATTGTCTGCTGGCTGTTCTGGCGCTCACGGTTTTCTTAGGGGCCAACAACGCCCTGCCTATCACCTCGCGCCCCATTGAGGGGAACGTCCAGAGGATGGTGTGGGAGGATTGGGTGAACCTGGACCCTGAGCAGAGAAACCTAACCAAGGAGAAGAAGATAACCGCCAAGTCGATATTCACGCTGCCGTTTCGCCACTGTCCGCAGGGTCACACGCTGTTCAACCAGCTTTGCATCCCGCAGTCCAACATTGATCCCACGGATCTGGTCAAACAGGAACTCATCCTGGCCGGGGGTTCCAATGGCAGTCCCCCACCGCCACCCATTGGAGACTATGACTACGGCGACGACGAGGAGAGTGAAGAAATCGTGTACGATCTTTCAGTCATACCTATAGCCATGCAGGATGGTTTACCGTCCAGCGTTGGCGCCGGGGATCAAGCCCTGCCCAGCGAGGATGCACCActgaaattcaatatttttgagaAGAAATTCGCCACGGGCACGGGTGAGCCCGAGgagctgccactgccgccggACATGGCTGCTGCAACATATGTCAAAAACATCAGTAGCACAGCAGAAACATCAACTAGCACCACGCCCACGTCAACGGCGACTGTTGCCCTACCGTTTGTTCCTTCGGGAGAGGCCAGTAACCGCATTCCCGGCGGCGATTTGCTGGCGGCCCCCAGTGATGCCTTCTCCACATCGACAACACTTACCATGCCGaccagcaacaccaccaccaccagcaacaagGACATCGGCCAAGTAGAGTCCATTGTTTTGCcggcggagcaggagcacgATGGCCCTGTGCACCTGGTGAGCAGTTCTCTTACCGACAATGACAGTGATGACTCCTCTACCGCATTGAATGAATTTAACGCGGAGGCGGATCTGGCACAACTGCTCAAGGTCGACGCCTTTTTGCCGGTCAACGATGGCAGCATTGAGTTGGTGCAGCCCCTTTTTAGTCATCGCAAGGTGGCGCCGCCGTTGAGCGCAGACCAGGATGTAAAAACCAAACACGAGGTTGAGGCTGCAGAGAAGGTAGGAGCGGAGctggaagaggaagaggaagaggggGAGGTGACCGCTACGAACATATTACCAAGTGAGGAAGACGAGTATACCACAGAGACGGCAACAACCACAGGGGACTCAACGGTTGCGGAGGCGTCAATGGATACATCGACTGCCACCTCCACCTCTGGCCAATCATCACCACATCCGCCAGAAGAACCCGAGATAGATGAACGTGAAAATCGCCTGGTCTTGATAAAATCGAAAGTGCAACCGGTTCAGTTAACGACAACAGCTTCGGCAACTGcagctgatgttgctgatTCAAGCTCCTCAACTGACCGGTTTCACTATCAGCATTTTGTCGAAGATGAGGCCGCTAGCAGTACCACGACGGCAACACCAgagcccagcagcagcactccCGGCGATCCGATCGAGCAGTCCGATATGCCGGCGAGTGACAATGACAATTTAATGACAAATACAATTGGCGGACGCGGCGACGACGATAATGATAGGGGCCATAAGGCTACCAGTGAAATTGATGTCCAACAGGAACTGCGGCTCATCAACGAGCTGGTAAAGGGCAAGCAAGGAAAGCAGCATCAGCCACAGAAACAAGAGCTTGAGCCAACCAGTACAGAAATAACTTCAGCgtcaacatcaacaacaactgaGGATGCCACCACCACAGCAGCATTCACAAATTGGTCAAAGGTGATGCCGCAATTGGGACAGAGCACATCTGAAACAGCAGCCACCACAGAGACAGTTGCAACATCGAGCGGGGTTAATGAAAGCGGCTTGACAGCAACGTCAGCATCAACAGAAGTAAAAGATTTAAGTATTACTAATCGTAGCTATAGAAATAGTAAAATAATTAGAGTAGATCGCTTGGCCGAAGAGCCGGAAGGAACTGTCGCATCTGCAGCAAGTACGgaatcagcagcaaccgcCGCCACACctcccaacagcagcagcaacccaGATGGCTATACGCCCTTCTGGTGGCTACCGAGTATTGGGTGGCGTCTGGACCGCCATCTGGATGGGAATGGCGAGGATCAGTCGCTGTTGCTGCGGTTCTTCAGCACATTTCGCGGCAGCAACACGGTAGCAACCACACGCTAA